CAGTGGTGATCCGTTATCCTTTACTTTCAGCCCGCCGGGAGCATCAAATTTACCGGTGAAACTTATTATTCTGCCACAGTGAGTTATAGTCTATAACGGAGAATACCAAATTTTTTACATAAAATTTCAAATGATTAAAAGGAAATAAATAATATCTGTAGAAAAATGTTATTAAACGATTAATTAACCCCCAGTTTAGCAGAGGGATAGCCCGGATTTGCCAGGATGACCCGGCAGGAGGTGATTGATTGTGGAACAGAGCAAGGTTGAAGATAAAAGGGACAAACATAAAGCGGTTGTGATTCAAGGCGTTGTTGCATCGGTGCGGGGCACTATCGTTGATATTATATTTGACGGCGACTTGCCTTTCATCCATACCATACTGCAAGCCGGCAGGGAAGGCGCTATCCATATCGAAATATTGGCCCATCTTGGGCTTCACCGCGCCCGGGGGGTTGCTTTAACTCCGACCCGGGGACTTGCCAGGGGAACCAAGGTTTATAGTACGGGTTCGCCCCTGCAGGCGCCGGTGGGAAAGAACATACTGTCCCGCATGTTTAATGTTTTTGGGCAAGCCATTGATCATCAAGATGAAGTTACCGGCGTTGAGTGGCGCTCGGTTCATAATCCGCCGCCAACGCTGGTGAGGCGTTCGGCCAAATCGGAAGTCTTTGCAACAGGCATTAAAGCTATTGATGTTCTTGTACCCCTTGAACGAGGCGGGAAGGCGGGACTGTTTGGCGGCGCCGGCGTGGGGAAGACCGTCCTCTTGACCGAGATGATTAATAATACCAGAGGACGTCATCATGGAGTGAGCATATTCTGCGGTATTGGCGAACGCTGCCGCGAAGGCGAGGAGCTTTACCGGGACATGCGGCAGGCCGGTGTTCTACCCAACACAGTACTGCTTTACGGGCAGATGGATGAACCCCCGGGGTGCCGCTTTCGCATCGGGAACGCCGCTTTAACAATGGCCGAATATTTCCGTGATGATGAACGGCAGGACGTGCTCTTGCTGATTGATAATATTTTCCGCTTTATTCAGGCGGGTTCAGAAATATCCGCCCTCCTGGGACAGATACCTTCCCGCCTTGGCTATCAGCCAACTATGAGTACGGAACTTTATGAGTTGCAGGAGCGTATTGCCAGCACTGATACCGGGGCTATTACCTCTATTCAGGCCGTATATGTCCCGGCCGACGATTTTACCGACCCGGCGGTGGTGCATACCTTTTCGCATCTTTCCGCCTCTATTGTTTTGTCGCGTAAACGGGCCAGTGAAGGGTTGTTTCCGGCTATTGACCCGTTGCAATCCTCTTCCAAAATGCTGTCGCCCAATATCGTCGGCAAACGGCATTATACATTGGCCCAGGAAATAAGGAAAACCCTTGCCGAATATGAAGAACTGAAAGATATAATCGCCATGCTGGGGATTGAGGAAATTTCCCAGGAAAATCGAAACATTGTATACCGGGCCAGAAAGCTGGAACGTTTTCTGACCCAGCCGTTTGTTACCACGGAACAGTTCTCAGGCCTGAAAGGGAAAATGGTTAGTTTGGAAGAAGCGCTGGATGGATGTGAGCAAATACTGGCAGATAAATATCAGGATTTACCTGAAAACGCGTTTTATATGATAGGCGCTATTAGTGAAGCTGAAAACAAATCTTCCGCTAGGCCCCGGGACGATGACGGACAAAAGGAGAAAGTGGATGGAAGTGCCGGCAATGCATCTTAAAGTCATTCTTCCCCACCAGATTTTTTGGCAGCAGGAAGGCGTTAAACGAATTGTCGTTGAAACCCGGCAAGGCTCTCTTGGTTTGTTGCCACGCCGGTTGGACTGTGTAGCCGATCTGGTGCCGGGGATACTAACTTATGAAACAGATCCGGCGGGAGAGTCCTACCTGGCTGTTGATGCCGGTATGCTTGTAAAGTGCGGGTTTGAGGTACTGGTCTCGGTACGTAACGCAATAGCGGGAGACGAGTTGGAAAATCTGCGACAAGCGGTAGAGGCGCAATTTATGAAATTAAATGAACAGGAAAAAAGCGTCCGTATGGCATTGGCCGGACTGGAAAATAGTTTTATCCGCCGGTTTATGGAGTTAAAACGTTATGGTTCAGAATAAGCGTCAAAAAATAACTGCGAAAATAACTACAGAAGAATATGATACCGCCCTAAAAGATGCGGTGGAGAACAAAGCGGCCAGGAAACTTAGAAAACGGCTCCGGAAGTTCAAAAACATCTGGTTCGGATTTAGTGTATTCGGACTGGTTGGCTGGTCGGTGGTAGTTCCCTGTCTTTTGGGAACCCTTTTAGGGATCTGGCTGGACAGGAATTACCCCCGGCAGTATTCATGGACTTTGACCTTTTTACTGGCAGGGCTGATCCTGGGTTGTTTCAATGCCTGGCGCTGGGTGGAGAAAGAACGCCAGAAAATTCACCGCGAGGAGGATGACGGATGACAATGCTTGTGGTTTCCTTTGGGGCCGGGTTGGTATTTGGTATTATCTTCTTTGGCGGTTTATGGTGGACTGTTGTCCGAGGCGTTTCATTCAGACGGACGAAAATGTTATTCATAATCAGTTTTCTGGTTCGGGCCGGGATGGTTATACTGGCACTTTCTTATATTGCCGGCGGCGACCCTATTCGGATAGGCTGTTATATGCTGGGCTTTTTAACGGCCAGGACAGTTGTCATGCGGCGCTTTCAGCCGCCAAGGGAAGGAGAAAGGGTCCAAGATGAATCTTACTCCTGATGAAGTGATCTATTGGCAACACGGTTTTATCAAAATTAATTCCACCATTGTAACAACCTGGGGGCTGATGCTCGTTATGGCGTTTGGCGCGTGGCTGATAACCAGAAGGCTTTCAACCGGGATACAGATTACCCGCTGGCAGAACGCCATGGAGATTGTGGTCATATTTATCCGGGGCCAAATTCAGGAAGTCGGTCTGCCAAAACCCGATAAATATCTTAATTTCCTGGTAACCTTGTTTTTGTTTACCGTCTTTGCGGCTATTTGCACCGTCATTCCCGGCTACGAATCACCAACTGCATCCCTCTCGACCACAGCGGCTTTAGCCATTTGCGTGTTCATTGCCGTTCCCCTTTACGGCATAGCCGAAAGGGGGACGAAAGGTTACCTGAAACGGTATATCGAGCCTACGGTCATCATGCTCCCTTTCAATATCATTACCGATTTTTCCCGTACGCTGGCCCTGGCAGTAAGGCTGTTTGGCAACATGGTTAGTGATGCCATGATAGTAGGAATCATCCTGGCCGTAGCGCCGCTGATTTTTCCGGTTGTCATCAAGCTGCTGGGGTTATTGACAGGTCTGGTTCAGGCTTATATCTTTACGATTTTGGCTATGGTGTATATTGCGGCGGCGGTCAGCGGCCGGGAAGGCTGAAAATAAACAGGAGGTAGAAGAAATATGGATGGTGTCACTATGGTAGCGGTTGCTTCTATTATTATGATAGGCTTCACAATCAGTATCGGCAGTATCGGGCCGGCACTCGGCGAAGGCCGGGCGGTGGCGACGGCCCTTACTGCCATTGCCCAGCAACCGGACGAGGCCGGTACCATTTCGCGCACTCTGTTTGTCGGTCTGGCGATGATTGAATCCATGGCCATTTACTGCTTTGTTATCTCCATGATTCTTATTTTTGCAAACCCATTTTGGAACTATGTTATTTCTAAAGCCGGGGGTTAAGTTATGCTGATTGATTGGTTTACTGTCGGTGCCCAGATAATTAACTTTCTTATCCTGGTGTTGCTTTTAAAACGTTTTCTTTTCCGACCTATCCTTAAGGCCATGGATGAACGCGAACAGAAAATTGCCGCCAATCTTGAAAACGCTGCCGCCGCCAAGGTGGAGGCCGAAAGGGAAAAAACGCTTTTTCAGGATAAAACCCAAGCGTTGCAGCAGCAAACAACGGCAATGCTGAAAAAGGCCGAAGTGGAAGCCGATCAGAAATATCAAACTCTGTTGGAAGAGGCCAAAAACGAAGTAAAGAAAAAACAGGCGGCCTGGTACAACGCTCTTGAAAATGAGCAGCAAGCCTTCTTGAATCAGCTGGAGGCCAAAGCGCAGCAAGAAGTCTTTGCGGTCGCCCGGCAGACCTTGGCCGATCTGGCCGGCGCCGATCTGGAAGAACAGATGGTTCATGTTTTTATTCGCAAGTTTAAAGAGTTTGTTCAGGACAAAGAGAGAAACAAGGAAGAAACCGCCGGTTTTCTCTATAACGCTGAGAATCCCCTGCTGGTTCGCAGCGCTTTTCCCTTATCGGCA
This window of the Methylomusa anaerophila genome carries:
- the atpD gene encoding F0F1 ATP synthase subunit beta, which gives rise to MIQGVVASVRGTIVDIIFDGDLPFIHTILQAGREGAIHIEILAHLGLHRARGVALTPTRGLARGTKVYSTGSPLQAPVGKNILSRMFNVFGQAIDHQDEVTGVEWRSVHNPPPTLVRRSAKSEVFATGIKAIDVLVPLERGGKAGLFGGAGVGKTVLLTEMINNTRGRHHGVSIFCGIGERCREGEELYRDMRQAGVLPNTVLLYGQMDEPPGCRFRIGNAALTMAEYFRDDERQDVLLLIDNIFRFIQAGSEISALLGQIPSRLGYQPTMSTELYELQERIASTDTGAITSIQAVYVPADDFTDPAVVHTFSHLSASIVLSRKRASEGLFPAIDPLQSSSKMLSPNIVGKRHYTLAQEIRKTLAEYEELKDIIAMLGIEEISQENRNIVYRARKLERFLTQPFVTTEQFSGLKGKMVSLEEALDGCEQILADKYQDLPENAFYMIGAISEAENKSSARPRDDDGQKEKVDGSAGNAS
- a CDS encoding F0F1 ATP synthase subunit epsilon; the protein is MEVPAMHLKVILPHQIFWQQEGVKRIVVETRQGSLGLLPRRLDCVADLVPGILTYETDPAGESYLAVDAGMLVKCGFEVLVSVRNAIAGDELENLRQAVEAQFMKLNEQEKSVRMALAGLENSFIRRFMELKRYGSE
- a CDS encoding AtpZ/AtpI family protein; translation: MVQNKRQKITAKITTEEYDTALKDAVENKAARKLRKRLRKFKNIWFGFSVFGLVGWSVVVPCLLGTLLGIWLDRNYPRQYSWTLTFLLAGLILGCFNAWRWVEKERQKIHREEDDG
- a CDS encoding ATP synthase subunit I, with translation MTMLVVSFGAGLVFGIIFFGGLWWTVVRGVSFRRTKMLFIISFLVRAGMVILALSYIAGGDPIRIGCYMLGFLTARTVVMRRFQPPREGERVQDESYS
- a CDS encoding F0F1 ATP synthase subunit A, whose translation is MNLTPDEVIYWQHGFIKINSTIVTTWGLMLVMAFGAWLITRRLSTGIQITRWQNAMEIVVIFIRGQIQEVGLPKPDKYLNFLVTLFLFTVFAAICTVIPGYESPTASLSTTAALAICVFIAVPLYGIAERGTKGYLKRYIEPTVIMLPFNIITDFSRTLALAVRLFGNMVSDAMIVGIILAVAPLIFPVVIKLLGLLTGLVQAYIFTILAMVYIAAAVSGREG
- a CDS encoding F0F1 ATP synthase subunit C, with translation MDGVTMVAVASIIMIGFTISIGSIGPALGEGRAVATALTAIAQQPDEAGTISRTLFVGLAMIESMAIYCFVISMILIFANPFWNYVISKAGG
- a CDS encoding F0F1 ATP synthase subunit delta — encoded protein: MLIDWFTVGAQIINFLILVLLLKRFLFRPILKAMDEREQKIAANLENAAAAKVEAEREKTLFQDKTQALQQQTTAMLKKAEVEADQKYQTLLEEAKNEVKKKQAAWYNALENEQQAFLNQLEAKAQQEVFAVARQTLADLAGADLEEQMVHVFIRKFKEFVQDKERNKEETAGFLYNAENPLLVRSAFPLSAVSRQSVEKVLQQEIPGAARIIFQVAPEMAGGLELAVGGQKVSWTIGNYLSSLRQSMKEILERKKNDNVARS